CACTCCGGTTGGTACGGCTGAAGGACAAGCTCGGCAACCGGTCCAACGCCTCCGCCGAGGTGGAGTTCGAGGGTGCCCTGGCGAGCCGCCTCGGTCCGGAGGGGCGCGGCGTGGCGACGATCCTGTCGATGGTGAACGCCACCCGGCTGGACTGCGTACTCGGCTCGGCCGCCCTGATGCGCCGGGCGGTCGGCGAGGCGATCTGGCACGCCACGCACCGGTGGGCGTTCGGCCGCCCCCTCGCCGACCAGCCCGCGATGGCGAACGTGCTCGCCGACCTGGCGCTGGAACAGGAGGCCGCGACCACGCTGGCGATGCGGCTCGCCGCCGCGACGGACGCGGCGGAGACCGACCCGGGCGAGCGGGCGCTGCTGCGGATCGCGCTGCCGGCGGCGAAGTACCACGTGTGCAAGCGTGCCTCGGCGGTGGCCGCGGAGGCGCTGGAGTGCCTCGGCGGCAACGGGTACGTCGAGGAGTCCGGCATGCCGATGCTGTTCCGGGAGTCGCCGCTGAACTCCGTCTGGGAGGGCGCGGGCTCGGTCCAGGCACTCGACGTGCTCCGTGCGCTGCGACGCGAACCCGACGCCCTGACCGCCTGGCTGGGTGAGATCGCGCCCGCCCGCGGCGCCGACCCGCGCCTGGACCGCGCGGTGGAGGACCTGCTGACCTCGCTCGCCGACCTGTCCGAACCGGAGTACACGGCTCGCCGGCTGGCCGAGCGCATCGCCGTCGTCTTCCAGGGCGCGCTGCTGGTGAGGTACGCCCCGCCGGAGGTCGCGGACGCGTTCTGCGCCTCCCGGCTGGGCCCGGGTGGGTGCGCGACGTTCGGCACGCTCCCCCGCGGAACCGGCGCGGCGGCCATCGTCGACCGCGCCACGCCCGCCGCCCTCCCGCGCTGACGGGGGTTTCCGGTCGGGCCCGGCGCTTCGGCCACCACAGCGTTCAGCCGCGGGGCCGGTCCGGCGTGAACGTGACCGCGTACGGCACGGCCGCGGTGAACGGCTCGCCCGCCGCGACGCGCGCCACGATGCCGTAGTGGTCCGGAGCGACCAGCGCGGAGACGACGACCGTGCCGTCCGGCTCGATCCGCCAGTAGGCCGGGATCCCGGCGCGGGCGTACTTCAGCGCCCGGGTGCCCCGCGCGAGGTCTCCGGCGCGGTCCCCCTCGACCTCGACCACCAGCCCCACCTCCGCGGCGGCGCTCCACTCGGCCGGCTCGTCCGCTCGGGGGGTGAACACCGCGAGATCCGGGCGCAGCCGCCCGTCGGGCACCAGGACTCCGGGGCCGGTCGCCACCCGCCACCCCTTCGGCGCCGCCGCCGTGAGGACGGCCGCGTAGGCCGCGACCGTGCGGTCGTGCGCGGCCCCGGCCGGCGGAGTGATCAGGACGCTTCCGTCCACCCACTCGCAGCGGCTGCCCGGCCCGGCGACCGCCTCCCACCGTGCGAGGTCGGCTCCTCCGGCCGCTCCGCCGGTTGAGTCAGTCGTGTCGGCTGTGTCAGTCGGGTCGGTCGTACGCGGGCCCTGCCCGGCGTCGGCCACCGGCGCGTTCGGCCGGTCCGCGGACACCTTCTCCGGTGGCCGGGCGGCTCCGGCGGCGACCAGTCTCAGGGCGTCGGCCAGATCCCGGCCGGTCGGCGCGCGGTCGGCGTCGGCGAGCCACTGCACCAGCAGGCCGATGAGCAGCGCGTCGTAGAACGCGCCGACCTTCCACGCCGTCGCGCGGTCGGCGCCGGGGTTCAGTCCCTCGAACAACGCGGCCAGCCCGAACCTCGCCCCTTCGATGGCCTCGGCGAAGAACTCCCGGAACTCCGGGTCGTGTTCGAGCCGGGCGACCATCTCGAACTGCGTGGCCCACAGCGACCGGTGGTCGGCGAAGGACTCCAGGACGCGGGTCCAGTTGGCCTCGAACCGGCCGAGGGAGCCGGCCGGAGTGCTGTCGCCCGCCTCTTTGTCCCGGTCGCCACGGGCTGCGGGCTCGGGCGGAGTGAGGGCGCGTTCCAGCTCCTCGCTCCATGCGTGCGTCGTCGCCATCATCGCCGCGCGCAGGAGCGCGTCGGTGGAGCCGAAGTGGTAGCCGATCGAGGCGAGGCTGACGCCGGAGGCCGCAGCGATGTCGCGGGCCGTGGTGCGCGCGTAGCCCTTCTCCCGCAGGCACTGCTGGGCGCCGGCAAGGAGGTCCTCCCGATTTCCCATGGCGGCGAGCCTAGCCGTTCTGACGTACATACGTCTTGCACATACGTACTAGACAAATGTCTAACACGGGATCTACGGTCGTCGGAAGGGCGGGCGCGGACACGCACACCCGCGAACGACGGAGGGGACTTCGGGCGATGACCACCACCACGAGCGAGCCGAACGCGAACGAGACCGGGCGGCCGCCGGCCATCGGCGGGCCGGCCCAGGCTCACCCGCCGCGAGGAAAGCGGCGCCCACGCACCCGCCGGCAGACCGTCGGCGTGGTAGTGCTCCTGCTCGCGGCCGCGGGCTTTCTCGCCTACTCGCTGCCGCCGTACCTCGGACTCGACCCGAGCAGGGCCCGGCTGCCGGTGCCGGCGGGCTTCCCGGCGTACTACCCGCTGCTGGTCACGCACATCTTCTGCGGGTCGGTCGCCCTGGTCACCGGCTGCCTGCAACTGTGGCCGTGGCTGCGCCGGCGTCACCCGGCGGTGCACCGGTGGAGCGGCCGGGCGTACTTCTTCGGCGGCGTCCTCCCCGCCGGGGTCGCCATCCTCGGTGTCGCTCCACTGAGCTTCACCGGCGTGGTCGGCCAGGTCTCCAACACGATGCTCGCGGTGCTGTGGCTGCCGTTCACGATCGCGGGCTACCGCGCGGCCCGGCAGCGCCGGTACGCCGACCACCGGCGCTGGATGGTGCGTAGCTTCGCGCTCACCACCTCGATCGTGCTGAACCGCGTCTGGCTGGTGGTGTGGATCATGGTGCTGATGCCCCGGCTGTCCACGCAGTACGGCGGTGACATGGACGCGCTCGTCCTGGACGCCGGGCTGGTGAGCGGCTGGATGAGCTGGACGGTCAACCTCCTGGTCGCGGAGTGGTGGCTCCAGCGCGGCGGCCGGGCGACCCGGCGCGCTCGACGTGCACGTGCCGTCGCCGCCTGACGAGCCGGACCGAGGCCGGCGATGATCTACACGTTCTGGACGTACTGGAGGTAATGCGCCACCCCGTCGCCGAAGGACCAGTCGGCCGACTCGTTCTCCGTGACGGACACGAACACGTTGCGCGGCTCGGTCCCGGCGTACTCCTGGGCAAGCTCGGCGATCCTGCGGTACAGCGCCTGCTTGCGCTCGGCCGTGCGACCGGACCGCATGGTGATCCCGACGAACACCAGGTCGTCGTCGCGGTGCACGCCGAGGAAACCGGGGTCGTAACGCAGGGTGCCGGTGGCGCCGTCGTGACTGGTGAGCACCTGGAACAGGTCGCCCGGCGGGATGGCGATGGTCTGGACCAGGGCGTCGTGCACGGCACGGCCGAGTGCGTCGAGCCGGTCACTGCCGGCCCGCAGTGCGTCGATGCGGACGAAAGGCATGTCGAGGGTCTCCGTTCGGGTCACCGGCCGGGTCACCGGCCAGGCATGGACAGGCGCAGCACCTCGTAGCGTTCGGTGAGCTCCTCGGCGGTGGGCTCGCCGCCGTCGGCCGGCGCCTCGTCCCGCCACAGCACGAACCGCACCGCCTGCCAGTGGTGTGGGTCGACGGCCAGGACGGCACTGTGCACGTCGTCCCGGGCGGCGAGCTCCCGCAGAGCCGCGGTCTGCCGCTCGGTCCACGCCGCCAGGCCCAGGCCCGTCCGGTCGGAGTCGGGGTCGACGGGCACGGTGGCGACCAGGCGGGAGGCCGCTCTCGGGACCTCCGCCCGGGCAGGGCCCGGGTGGCAGGCGACCCCGGTCCAGTGCCGGACGAGCGGCCGGCCGAAGTCGCGGACGATGTTCTGGAACCCGCCACCGCCGAGCAGGAAGTGGGTCATCGCGCCGGTGTCGTTCCACAGGTAGAACGGCGCGTACTGGTTGACCGGCGAGCCGTCGACCCCGCGTTCGCGGATGACGTACGCCTTCAGGCCGAGGCCGACGCGGTCGTCGAGCACGTGACCGCCGAGCGCCACCCGCTTCCGGATGACGGCCATGTCGTAGTCGGCGGGCAGGGTGAGTTCGTACTGCATGGCATACACGGCTGTCGCCTCTCGGCTCGGTCGGTTCGGCCCGGGTCGGTTCGGCCCGGGTCGGATCGTTTCGTCCCGACGGCTCAGCTGTCCCGCCCGACCTCGCGCCGGGTGGACGTGTCGTAGGCGGTGAGGAGGTGCAGGACCCCGGCGACCGCCCGGTCGAACAGCTCGGCCGAGCCGGCGGCGCGGGCCAGTACGTAGCCGCCCTGCAGGGTCGCGACGACAGTGGCGGCGGTGCTCTCCGGATCCAGGTCGGGAACAAGCTCGCCACGGTCCCGGCCCTCCCGGAGGACCCCGGCGATCCGCCCGGCCAGCCAGGAGAAGGTCTCCCGTACCGGCTCGCGCAGAGTGGCGTCGGCCATCACGTCCGGGTCCTGGGTGAGCCGCCCGACCGGGCACCCCCGCAGCACGTCCCGCTCCCTGTGCAGGTAGGCGGCGACCCGCTCCAGTGCCGGGCCGGGCGCGCCGAGCAGCGCCTCGGCGGTCGCCCGCAGCTCCTCGGCCGTACGCCCGATCGCGGCGCGGGCGAGGTCGGGCTTGCCGGCGAAGTGGTGGTACATGCTGCCCTGGCCGGCACCGGCCCGCTGCTGGATCGCCCTGGGGCTGGTGCCGACGTAGCCGCGCTCCCACAGCAGCTCGCGCGTGCTCTCGATCAGCCGGTCCGCACTCGTCACGGCGTCAGCATACGTACTAGTAGGTACAGAAGCGACCCCGGGGCGTGGAACGCGGGTGGCCGTGCCGATTTCGAGACAATCGTCTCGGATACCGGTCACGCCGGTTGCCTGGTGAGGTCTCGATCACGCAGGCTGATGCCCATGACTGCGCCCGTCTGCCCACTGCTCGTCGGACGGCGCCATCTCGATTTCGGCCGAATGCGCAGCATGCTCTGTCGCCGGGCGCGCTGACGCGCCCCCACTTCCGGCCGCACTCAGACACCTGCCGGTGGCCACCCGGGCGCCCCAGTAGCGCCGATCCACCGCCAGACCTGCTTCCTGTCACACCTGTCCGTGACCTGCTCTCCAGCGAGGATCGCACTCCATGGCTACTGCGCCCCAGGCCGTCGACCGCACCGCCGACCGCCGCACCGCCGCTCCCCGTAAGCCGCGCCCGAAGCGCGGCGAGGGCCAGTGGGCGCTCGGTTACCGCGAGCCGCTGAACAAGAACGAGCAGCTGAAGAAGGACGACGACGCGCTGAACGTCCGGGCGCGCATCGAGCAGATCTACGCCAAGCGCGGCTTCGACTCCATCGACCCCTCCGACCTGCGCGGGCGGTTCCGGTGGTGGGGCCTCTACACCCAGCGCAAGCCCGGGATCGACGGCGGTCGCACCGCAACGCTGGAGCCGGAGGAGCTCGACGACGAGTACTTCATGCTCCGGGTGCGGATAGACGGCGGCCAGCTCACGGTCGCCCAGTTGCGGGCCATCGCCGACGTCTCCTCGACGTACGCCAGGGACTCAGCCGACATCACCGACCGGCAGAACATCCAGCTGCACTGGATCCGGATCGAGGACGTCCCGGCCATCTGGGAACGCCTGGAGTCGGTCGGCCTGCAGACGCAGGAGGCGTGCGGTGACTGCCCCCGGGTGATCATCGCCAGCCCAGTGGCCGGCATCGCCGCGGACGAGATCATCGACCCCACCCCCGCGGTGGAGGAGATCGCCGCCCGCTACATCGGCAGCCCGGAGTTCTCCAACCTGCCGCGCAAGTACAAGACCGCGCTCACCGGCCACCCGAACCACGACGTCGCGCCGGAGATCAACGACATCGCGTTCGTCGGCGTGGAGCACCCCGAGCACGGCCCCGGCTTCGACGTGTGGGTC
This Actinopolymorpha cephalotaxi DNA region includes the following protein-coding sequences:
- a CDS encoding acyl-CoA dehydrogenase family protein, whose product is MNPTGPATSRTTGTGESAARSGGRSGGRRFATHTVSNQPPPLAPHDALAADHALGEALDRWCRPGLAAPGGQLAEIGALAGSEQAREWAFDAHRHPPRLVTHDRYGERADEVEFHPSWHHLLGRAVGWGLHGAAWTAGEATPHLARAAGFYLWSQAEAGHGCPVSMTYAAVPALRAEESLSAAWTPLLSSTAYDPGLRPAAGKRGALAGMAMTEKQGGSDVRSNTTRADPAGAGGGDGTDGVDGGGGEYVLTGHKWFCSAPMSDVFLVLAQAPGGLTCFVLPRVLPDGTRNALRLVRLKDKLGNRSNASAEVEFEGALASRLGPEGRGVATILSMVNATRLDCVLGSAALMRRAVGEAIWHATHRWAFGRPLADQPAMANVLADLALEQEAATTLAMRLAAATDAAETDPGERALLRIALPAAKYHVCKRASAVAAEALECLGGNGYVEESGMPMLFRESPLNSVWEGAGSVQALDVLRALRREPDALTAWLGEIAPARGADPRLDRAVEDLLTSLADLSEPEYTARRLAERIAVVFQGALLVRYAPPEVADAFCASRLGPGGCATFGTLPRGTGAAAIVDRATPAALPR
- a CDS encoding Uma2 family endonuclease gives rise to the protein MGNREDLLAGAQQCLREKGYARTTARDIAAASGVSLASIGYHFGSTDALLRAAMMATTHAWSEELERALTPPEPAARGDRDKEAGDSTPAGSLGRFEANWTRVLESFADHRSLWATQFEMVARLEHDPEFREFFAEAIEGARFGLAALFEGLNPGADRATAWKVGAFYDALLIGLLVQWLADADRAPTGRDLADALRLVAAGAARPPEKVSADRPNAPVADAGQGPRTTDPTDTADTTDSTGGAAGGADLARWEAVAGPGSRCEWVDGSVLITPPAGAAHDRTVAAYAAVLTAAAPKGWRVATGPGVLVPDGRLRPDLAVFTPRADEPAEWSAAAEVGLVVEVEGDRAGDLARGTRALKYARAGIPAYWRIEPDGTVVVSALVAPDHYGIVARVAAGEPFTAAVPYAVTFTPDRPRG
- a CDS encoding DUF2306 domain-containing protein, which codes for MTTTTSEPNANETGRPPAIGGPAQAHPPRGKRRPRTRRQTVGVVVLLLAAAGFLAYSLPPYLGLDPSRARLPVPAGFPAYYPLLVTHIFCGSVALVTGCLQLWPWLRRRHPAVHRWSGRAYFFGGVLPAGVAILGVAPLSFTGVVGQVSNTMLAVLWLPFTIAGYRAARQRRYADHRRWMVRSFALTTSIVLNRVWLVVWIMVLMPRLSTQYGGDMDALVLDAGLVSGWMSWTVNLLVAEWWLQRGGRATRRARRARAVAA
- a CDS encoding tautomerase family protein, with amino-acid sequence MPFVRIDALRAGSDRLDALGRAVHDALVQTIAIPPGDLFQVLTSHDGATGTLRYDPGFLGVHRDDDLVFVGITMRSGRTAERKQALYRRIAELAQEYAGTEPRNVFVSVTENESADWSFGDGVAHYLQYVQNV
- a CDS encoding DUF4865 family protein, whose amino-acid sequence is MQYELTLPADYDMAVIRKRVALGGHVLDDRVGLGLKAYVIRERGVDGSPVNQYAPFYLWNDTGAMTHFLLGGGGFQNIVRDFGRPLVRHWTGVACHPGPARAEVPRAASRLVATVPVDPDSDRTGLGLAAWTERQTAALRELAARDDVHSAVLAVDPHHWQAVRFVLWRDEAPADGGEPTAEELTERYEVLRLSMPGR
- a CDS encoding TetR/AcrR family transcriptional regulator, coding for MTSADRLIESTRELLWERGYVGTSPRAIQQRAGAGQGSMYHHFAGKPDLARAAIGRTAEELRATAEALLGAPGPALERVAAYLHRERDVLRGCPVGRLTQDPDVMADATLREPVRETFSWLAGRIAGVLREGRDRGELVPDLDPESTAATVVATLQGGYVLARAAGSAELFDRAVAGVLHLLTAYDTSTRREVGRDS